One window of the Saccopteryx bilineata isolate mSacBil1 chromosome 2, mSacBil1_pri_phased_curated, whole genome shotgun sequence genome contains the following:
- the APOF gene encoding apolipoprotein F: MRGLRLIIISLELLFCYLLLYPVSAVSYRHQTNILLHHSSSLESRSPSSGSLSCQTLLPKSLPGFSHMAPLLKLLVGLSLMIALKEAGCHSDVRALQLDLYHQGGINATQILILHLHGLENGRSTERGVSVDALASALQLLAREQVGPERARRSLTKDCEYKQEQDVHNIVQMLPGVGTYYNLGTALYYASQNCLDKAKERGQDGVIDLGYDLLMTMAGLSGGPMGVVISTALKPAMKAGVQQLIQYYHEKEVITPLPETSKEGLGSTSNVSDVAEATTTAPLVSEVVNSTPYW, translated from the coding sequence ATGCGTGGCCTCAGACTCATCATTATATCACTTGAGCTGCTTTTTTGCTACCTCCTGCTGTATCCTGTGAGTGCCGTTTCATATAGACACCAGACAAATATCCTGTTGCACCATTCTTCATCTTTGGAATCCAGGTCACCCTCCTCAGGCTCCTTGTCCTGCCAGACCCTGCTCCCAAAGTCCTTGCCTGGCTTTAGCCATATGGCTCCTCTACTCAAGTTACTGGTAGGCCTGTCTCTGATGATCGCCCTGAAGGAAGCTGGCTGCCATTCTGATGTACGGGCCCTGCAGCTTGACCTCTACCACCAGGGAGGTATAAATGCTACACAGATCCTCATCCTACATCTTCATGGGCTAGAGAACGGCCGAAGCACTGAGAGGGGAGTGTCAGTGGATGCCCTGGCCTCTGCTCTGCAGCTGTTGGCCAGGGAGCAGGTAGGCCCAGAGAGGGCCCGACGCTCCCTCACCAAGGACTGTGAGTATAAGCAGGAACAGGATGTGCACAATATAGTCCAGATGTTGCCGGGAGTGGGAACCTACTACAACCTGGGCACAGCTTTGTATTATGCTTCTCAGAACTGCTTGGACAAAGCGAAGGAAAGAGGCCAAGATGGGGTCATAGACCTGGGTTATGACCTTCTAATGACCATGGCTGGACTGTCAGGGGGGCCCATGGGAGTAGTGATCAGCACTGCACTTAAACCTGCCATGAAGGCTGGGGTTCAACAGTTGATCCAGTATtaccatgaaaaagaagtaatCACCCCTCTTCCAGAGACCAGCAAAGAGGGCTTGGGCAGCACCTCAAATGTGAGTGACGTGGCAGAAGCAACTACCACGGCCCCTTTGGTGTCAGAAGTAGTAAATTCAACTCCTTACTGGTGA